The following coding sequences lie in one Cannabis sativa cultivar Pink pepper isolate KNU-18-1 chromosome 5, ASM2916894v1, whole genome shotgun sequence genomic window:
- the LOC133037686 gene encoding uncharacterized protein LOC133037686, producing the protein MTTIKYDELKGVRDFILKLVNVQSKLKDHNIPLPDSFIIHQALHALPASFSLIKTTYNTYNQTWTISDLISQCVAEESKLKREKNESANYVSHLKPNKGKGKFKNKNDGATKQNGNGKEHKNKQKNNNGKSKYSNVKCYFCEKLGHRRTDCHKFKTWLEKKQAQSGAKGSQEAK; encoded by the exons atgacaaccattaagtatgatgaattaaaaggagtgcgagattttattctgaaattggtgaatgttcagtccaagttgaaagatcataatattcctcttcctgactctttcattattcatcaagctcttcatgctcttccagcctctttcagccttatcaagacaacctacaacacttacaatcaaacatggactatcagcgacctaatttctcagtgtgtagctgaagaaagcaagcttaaaagggagaagaatgaatctgctaactatgtttctcacctcaagcccaacaaaggaaaaggaaaattcaagaataaaaatgatggtgctacaaaacagaatggtaatggtaaggagcataagaataaacagaagaataacaatggaaagtccaaatactctaatgtgaagtgttacttttgtgaaaaattggggcatcggagaacggactgtcacaaatttaagacttggttagaaaagaagcaagcacaatcag gggctaagggatctcaggaagccaagtga